One genomic segment of Chryseobacterium phocaeense includes these proteins:
- a CDS encoding cell division protein FtsQ/DivIB, translated as MKNKYRILKIAVTVIILGLLLSFSLKRFSGQKITDNKISVKMNEKTPVYFIDEKDIREIVKKENPSGKVGDLNIPVLEKKINALPAVDSANVYLNLNGKLYLDIKQRVPAFRLNKDGRDFYVDEKGTEFPISKTYSHPCMLVTGNVKPDEYEKLAELVKKIDKDDFSKKFFIGISKSKDSYNLLTSDGNYKVEIGDLDNIEFKVKGLKTFVEKYLVFQDPQKYSMVSVKYQNQIVTTLNPYFKENDSILKAGNKELAKTPVLAAAKKPEILPKMADTKKAKTPPAKAKEKPKPRAAAKPKETKKPTAAKPRAKVKIE; from the coding sequence ATGAAAAATAAATACAGAATATTAAAAATTGCTGTCACAGTGATCATCCTTGGATTACTGCTGAGTTTCTCATTGAAGAGATTCAGCGGCCAGAAGATCACGGACAATAAGATTTCTGTAAAAATGAATGAAAAAACACCCGTATACTTCATTGATGAAAAAGATATCCGGGAAATTGTAAAAAAAGAAAACCCTTCAGGAAAGGTTGGGGACCTGAATATTCCGGTGCTCGAAAAGAAAATTAATGCCCTTCCGGCTGTAGATAGTGCCAATGTCTACTTAAACCTCAACGGAAAGCTGTATCTGGACATCAAGCAAAGAGTGCCTGCATTCAGATTAAATAAAGATGGAAGAGACTTCTATGTAGACGAAAAAGGAACCGAGTTTCCTATTTCAAAAACTTATTCCCATCCATGCATGCTCGTAACAGGAAATGTAAAGCCTGACGAATACGAGAAACTAGCCGAGCTGGTCAAGAAAATTGATAAAGATGATTTCAGTAAAAAATTCTTTATTGGAATTTCAAAAAGCAAAGACAGTTATAATCTCCTTACAAGTGATGGAAATTATAAAGTAGAAATAGGAGATCTGGATAATATAGAATTTAAAGTTAAAGGCCTCAAAACCTTTGTAGAAAAGTATCTGGTGTTCCAGGACCCTCAAAAATACAGTATGGTTTCCGTAAAATACCAGAACCAGATTGTAACCACTTTAAATCCTTATTTCAAAGAAAACGACAGTATTCTGAAAGCAGGAAATAAAGAACTGGCAAAAACTCCGGTCCTGGCAGCAGCAAAGAAACCGGAAATACTGCCTAAAATGGCTGACACCAAGAAAGCAAAAACCCCACCCGCAAAAGCGAAGGAAAAGCCTAAACCCAGGGCAGCAGCCAAACCAAAGGAAACGAAAAAGCCCACAGCCGCAAAGCCCAGGGCAAAAGTGAAAATAGAATAG
- the murG gene encoding undecaprenyldiphospho-muramoylpentapeptide beta-N-acetylglucosaminyltransferase, whose amino-acid sequence MNKKLKVVLSGGGTGGHIFPAIAIADEIRKRFPDAEFLFIGANGKMEMEKVPQAGYMIEGIDIAGIDRGNILSNLGLPFKILKSLSRSKKLIKNFAPDFAVGTGGFASGPALYEANRLGIPIFIQEQNAHAGVTNKILSKKAKAVFTAYPKVEGFPADKIKFLGNPIRENIITGMQETGQAKEKMGLNKDKLTILSVGGSLGSRTLNNGWKDNLEKLKEKGYQLIWQTGKLDYKELSNESRISDLGVQVQLKEFIKDMELAYSAADIIVSRAGAIAISELAVARKPVLLVPFPFAAEDHQTKNAMNLVEKNAARMVKDSEMQEKFWNTLEEICSSENVRNEMSQNLEYFAKPNAAKEIVDEIFKTVKST is encoded by the coding sequence ATGAACAAAAAATTAAAAGTAGTATTATCAGGCGGCGGAACAGGAGGACACATCTTTCCGGCCATTGCCATTGCAGATGAAATCAGAAAAAGATTTCCTGATGCAGAGTTTTTGTTCATCGGAGCCAACGGAAAAATGGAAATGGAAAAAGTTCCGCAGGCTGGTTATATGATTGAAGGAATAGATATCGCCGGAATCGACAGGGGAAATATATTATCCAATTTAGGACTTCCTTTTAAAATCCTGAAAAGCTTATCAAGATCAAAGAAGCTGATTAAAAACTTCGCACCGGATTTTGCAGTGGGTACCGGAGGTTTTGCAAGCGGGCCGGCTTTGTATGAAGCCAACAGACTTGGGATCCCAATTTTCATCCAGGAGCAGAATGCCCACGCCGGGGTAACCAATAAAATATTAAGTAAGAAAGCCAAAGCTGTATTTACGGCTTATCCGAAAGTGGAAGGCTTCCCTGCCGACAAAATAAAATTCCTGGGAAATCCTATCCGTGAAAATATCATCACAGGAATGCAGGAAACCGGTCAGGCCAAAGAAAAAATGGGACTGAACAAAGACAAGCTGACCATTCTATCTGTTGGTGGCTCTTTAGGTTCAAGAACATTAAATAACGGATGGAAAGATAACCTTGAAAAGCTAAAAGAAAAAGGGTATCAACTGATCTGGCAGACCGGAAAGCTGGATTATAAAGAACTGAGCAATGAATCCCGGATCTCAGATCTCGGAGTTCAGGTTCAGTTAAAGGAATTCATCAAGGATATGGAACTGGCCTACTCTGCGGCTGATATTATTGTTTCAAGAGCAGGTGCCATTGCCATTTCAGAGCTGGCAGTTGCCAGAAAACCGGTTCTCCTGGTGCCCTTCCCGTTTGCAGCGGAAGACCATCAGACCAAAAATGCCATGAATCTGGTTGAAAAAAATGCAGCCAGAATGGTAAAAGACTCTGAAATGCAGGAAAAATTCTGGAACACCCTGGAAGAAATCTGCAGCAGTGAAAATGTAAGAAATGAAATGTCTCAGAATCTGGAATATTTTGCCAAGCCAAACGCCGCAAAAGAAATTGTAGATGAGATATTTAAAACTGTAAAAAGTACATAA
- the murC gene encoding UDP-N-acetylmuramate--L-alanine ligase, giving the protein MNILETYQNYYFVGIGGIGMSALARYFNASGKKVLGYDKTNTKLTEQLMKEGIDIVFEDHIDRRITGLQKEDTLVIYTPAIKTLGILDYFNNNQFEVLKRAKVLGLITENTACIAIAGTHGKTTTSTLVSHLCKEANLPFSCFLGGISENFRSNFLYNGTKYSVVEADEYDRSFLNLSPDWAVVTSTDADHLDIYGDKSHIEEGFKQFAALVPDDKQLFVRKGLEIGRAHKTYAVNETADYYSDNLRMDHDKIYFDFHTPFETIKDFVWEIPGIHNVENATAALAILHNLGVDFETLKKAIANFKGIKRRYTKHIYPNGKIYIDDYAHHPTEINAVVSSIKTFYPDKKLLVVFQPHLFSRTRDFADGFAESLSKADELILLDIYPARELQENFEGITSGWLLEKVDLDKKERSDLSGAFEKIKEKDFDILLTVGAGNIDTLYDPVCEWISSSVQSKM; this is encoded by the coding sequence ATGAATATTTTAGAAACATATCAGAATTATTACTTCGTAGGAATCGGAGGTATCGGAATGAGTGCTTTGGCACGCTATTTCAATGCTTCCGGTAAGAAAGTGCTGGGCTATGACAAAACCAACACCAAGCTTACCGAACAGTTAATGAAAGAAGGAATTGATATTGTTTTCGAAGATCATATTGACAGGAGGATTACCGGGCTTCAAAAAGAAGATACATTGGTGATCTATACGCCAGCGATCAAAACACTGGGAATCCTGGATTATTTCAATAACAATCAGTTTGAAGTTTTAAAACGTGCAAAAGTTTTAGGCCTGATCACTGAAAATACAGCCTGTATCGCCATAGCCGGAACCCATGGAAAAACAACAACCTCTACATTGGTTTCACACCTTTGTAAAGAAGCCAACCTTCCATTCTCATGCTTTTTAGGAGGTATTTCTGAGAATTTCAGATCAAACTTCCTGTATAACGGGACAAAATATTCAGTGGTGGAAGCCGATGAGTATGACAGAAGCTTCCTGAACCTTTCTCCGGACTGGGCTGTGGTAACCTCTACCGATGCAGACCATTTGGATATTTACGGTGATAAAAGCCATATTGAAGAAGGTTTCAAGCAGTTTGCTGCACTCGTTCCTGATGACAAACAGCTTTTTGTAAGAAAAGGACTGGAAATCGGACGGGCTCACAAAACATATGCGGTGAATGAAACAGCAGATTATTATTCCGATAATCTCCGCATGGATCATGATAAGATCTACTTTGATTTCCACACCCCATTCGAAACCATAAAAGATTTTGTTTGGGAAATTCCGGGAATTCATAATGTGGAAAATGCTACGGCAGCTTTGGCGATTCTTCACAATTTAGGAGTAGATTTTGAAACCCTGAAAAAAGCAATTGCCAATTTTAAAGGAATTAAAAGAAGATATACCAAACATATTTATCCGAACGGTAAAATTTATATTGATGATTATGCCCACCACCCGACTGAAATTAATGCAGTGGTAAGCTCCATCAAAACCTTTTATCCCGATAAAAAACTATTGGTAGTTTTCCAGCCCCATCTTTTCAGCAGAACAAGAGACTTCGCTGACGGATTTGCAGAAAGCCTGAGCAAAGCAGACGAACTGATTCTTCTGGACATCTATCCTGCAAGAGAACTTCAGGAAAATTTTGAAGGAATAACCTCCGGCTGGCTGCTGGAAAAAGTAGACTTAGATAAAAAAGAAAGATCGGACCTGTCCGGTGCTTTCGAAAAAATAAAAGAAAAAGATTTTGATATCCTCCTCACAGTAGGTGCAGGAAACATTGACACCCTGTATGACCCTGTTTGTGAATGGATAAGTTCTTCTGTACAAAGTAAAATGTAA
- a CDS encoding FtsW/RodA/SpoVE family cell cycle protein, giving the protein MDEQNTENRIELLKGDKVLWMVILVISIFSIFPVYSASSNLEYIVNNGTTTGHVIKHMFFVVLGLVIMRVVGMIKYEYIGKLSSILLGLMIVLLVVTMFTGQTIDGASASRWLKIPGTPISFQPSSFAFLMLIIYLCRYLTKKITRERLPIENVMYIFGPILLVFVLVAKDNGSTALMILMVSVIVLIIGQLHWKYIAGFISSSVVAIVLFLIIALNTNLIGGNRVHTWMSRIETFTSSKAKTADVDDESVKAKNYQVMQATAAIVHGSVTGMGPGKSALKQMLPQSASDFIFAVIVEEYGLIGAAFLISLYLIMIIRIVMIASKMPAFFGSLLVLSLGVMIFVQLSVNIAVAVNLIPVTGQPLPLISYGGTSMLVTYLQLGIILNISSRIQIYDEEGMGKKQSVAEINDIA; this is encoded by the coding sequence ATGGACGAACAGAACACAGAAAACAGAATTGAATTGCTAAAGGGCGATAAAGTACTTTGGATGGTCATCCTTGTGATCTCCATTTTCTCTATCTTCCCGGTATATTCTGCAAGTTCAAATCTGGAATATATCGTTAATAACGGGACCACTACCGGTCACGTGATCAAACATATGTTCTTTGTGGTTCTTGGTCTTGTGATCATGAGAGTGGTGGGAATGATAAAATACGAATACATCGGAAAGCTCAGCAGCATTCTGCTCGGCTTAATGATTGTCCTTCTCGTAGTCACCATGTTTACAGGTCAGACCATCGATGGAGCCAGTGCTTCCAGATGGCTGAAAATCCCTGGAACGCCCATTTCATTCCAGCCGTCATCATTTGCCTTCCTGATGCTCATCATCTATCTCTGCAGGTATCTCACCAAAAAGATAACCAGAGAAAGGCTTCCCATTGAGAACGTAATGTACATCTTCGGCCCTATCCTGCTGGTTTTTGTACTGGTTGCCAAAGATAACGGGTCCACAGCCTTGATGATCCTGATGGTCTCAGTAATTGTCCTCATTATAGGTCAGCTTCACTGGAAGTATATTGCAGGGTTTATTTCCTCATCAGTGGTTGCTATTGTCTTGTTTCTGATTATAGCACTTAACACCAACCTCATTGGAGGAAACCGTGTACACACCTGGATGAGCCGTATAGAAACCTTTACATCCAGCAAGGCAAAAACAGCCGACGTAGATGATGAAAGCGTAAAAGCCAAAAATTATCAGGTCATGCAGGCCACAGCAGCCATCGTACACGGCAGTGTTACAGGAATGGGACCGGGAAAAAGCGCACTGAAGCAAATGCTTCCCCAGTCCGCCTCCGACTTTATTTTTGCAGTTATTGTAGAAGAATACGGATTAATTGGGGCAGCCTTCCTTATCAGTCTTTATCTCATAATGATCATAAGGATTGTGATGATCGCCAGCAAAATGCCCGCCTTTTTCGGGTCTTTGCTCGTGCTCAGCCTCGGGGTAATGATTTTTGTACAGCTCTCAGTGAATATCGCCGTTGCCGTCAACCTCATCCCGGTTACAGGACAGCCGCTGCCACTGATAAGCTATGGAGGAACCTCCATGCTGGTTACCTACCTCCAGCTTGGAATAATTTTAAATATAAGCTCAAGGATACAGATATATGATGAAGAAGGAATGGGCAAAAAACAAAGTGTAGCAGAAATTAACGATATCGCATAA
- the ftsA gene encoding cell division protein FtsA, which produces MENQEYSVGLDIGTTKIVAIVGRRNAHGKIEVLGVGKAKSLGVHKGIVNNISQTINSIKAAVSEAQSSAGVPIRKVTVGIAGKHIRSLQHSDYIMREHPDKFITDDDIEALKDQVKKLVMLPGEEIIHVLPQEYKVDSEGEIQEPVGMHGKRLEANFHVVVGQMGSIRNIARCVREAGLEMEALTLEPLASSEAVLTKEEKEAGVAIVDIGGGTTDIAIFKDNIIRHTCVIPYGGGIITEDIKEGCSIIEKHAEQLKVKFGSAVPELEKDSTFVTIPGLHGRPDKEISLKTLAQIINARVEEILEMVNTELKAYGAFEQKKKLIAGIVLTGGGSNLKHLRQLANYTTGFDSRIGFANEYIANDKNQYLKGPEFATSIGLLMESLKIRDKKQGAEAEPVVEEQPAKTEATVTQAETAQPIQPAAVVQEQAAVSEQQENRRAKLTFGQSLMEKVKKFFEEVE; this is translated from the coding sequence ATGGAAAATCAAGAGTATTCAGTAGGTCTGGACATCGGGACAACAAAGATTGTCGCGATTGTCGGAAGGAGGAATGCACACGGGAAAATAGAAGTTCTCGGGGTTGGAAAGGCCAAAAGTCTTGGAGTTCATAAAGGAATTGTGAATAATATTTCACAGACCATTAATTCAATCAAGGCCGCCGTTTCAGAAGCACAATCCAGCGCAGGAGTTCCTATCCGTAAAGTTACGGTAGGTATCGCGGGAAAACATATCCGTTCCCTGCAGCATTCCGACTATATCATGCGTGAGCATCCGGATAAATTTATCACAGATGATGACATCGAAGCCCTGAAAGACCAGGTAAAAAAACTGGTGATGCTTCCCGGAGAAGAAATCATCCACGTTCTTCCACAGGAATACAAAGTGGATTCCGAGGGTGAAATTCAGGAGCCGGTAGGAATGCACGGAAAACGCCTGGAAGCCAATTTCCACGTGGTAGTAGGCCAGATGGGCAGCATCAGAAACATCGCAAGATGTGTAAGAGAAGCCGGTCTTGAAATGGAGGCCCTTACCCTGGAACCTCTGGCTTCTTCAGAAGCGGTGCTTACCAAAGAAGAAAAAGAAGCAGGTGTTGCTATTGTAGATATCGGAGGCGGTACCACAGACATTGCCATCTTCAAAGATAACATCATTCGTCATACCTGCGTCATTCCTTACGGAGGAGGTATTATTACGGAAGATATCAAAGAAGGTTGTTCCATCATAGAAAAACATGCAGAACAGCTGAAAGTAAAATTTGGTTCTGCCGTTCCTGAACTGGAAAAAGACAGTACATTCGTAACCATTCCTGGCCTTCACGGAAGACCGGATAAGGAAATTTCACTTAAAACTTTGGCTCAGATCATTAATGCCAGAGTAGAAGAAATCCTGGAAATGGTGAATACAGAACTTAAAGCCTACGGCGCATTCGAGCAAAAGAAAAAACTGATCGCAGGAATTGTCCTTACGGGTGGTGGATCCAATCTGAAGCATCTTCGCCAGCTGGCCAATTATACCACTGGTTTTGACAGCAGAATCGGTTTTGCCAACGAATATATAGCCAACGATAAAAACCAGTACCTGAAAGGCCCGGAATTTGCTACTTCAATCGGTTTACTGATGGAGAGTTTAAAGATCCGCGACAAAAAGCAGGGAGCAGAAGCAGAACCGGTTGTAGAAGAGCAGCCAGCCAAAACGGAAGCTACTGTAACACAGGCAGAAACAGCTCAGCCCATACAGCCGGCAGCGGTGGTTCAGGAGCAGGCCGCTGTGAGTGAGCAGCAGGAAAACAGAAGAGCGAAGCTCACGTTCGGGCAGTCGCTGATGGAAAAAGTTAAAAAATTCTTTGAAGAAGTAGAATAA